A window of Malania oleifera isolate guangnan ecotype guangnan chromosome 5, ASM2987363v1, whole genome shotgun sequence contains these coding sequences:
- the LOC131155946 gene encoding leucine-rich repeat receptor-like serine/threonine-protein kinase RGI4, whose protein sequence is MLTCLKFILIFLYFLFLSLLPMKITLASIEEAKALLQWKDSLSSSSSSPYLSFWSIAHIEDYCHWPGIVCSSADTISEINLFNANLTGTLQQFNFSSFPNLLYFNLSNNNLQGSIPSAISNLRNLALLDLSNNHFTGHIPPGIGNLSQLQYLVFYNNTLNGTMPFQITSLQKLEHLDLGKNNLEYTEWSTSSSFPQLTHLSFSENEIRSEFPKFISNCQNLVYLDLSQNNLVGGIPQSVFSNLSKLEYFNLTDNLFQGPLPLNISKLTDLKDLRLTDNQFNESIPEEIGLLSNLEVLHLINNSFEGKIPSSIGQLRKLQRLDLRMNKLNSTIPPELGLCTDLTYLALAVNSLTGELPLSLTNLTKITELGLSENLLSGELLPSFLSSWTKLISLQLQNNNFTGSIPSQIGLLTNLIILFLYNNNLSDSIPSEIGNLTELGWLGLSGNKLSGSIPQTVWSLTNLKSLQLFSNEFSGTIHPDVGKLSSIVKIDLNTNQLQGELPNTISQLSNLQLFSVYSNNFSGSIPQNFGMNSPSLNFVSFSYNNFSGVLPHKLCSGFGLRYFTANNNSLAGPLPQCLKNCSELVRVRFDRNQLTGNISDVFGSHPNLLHIDLSDNRFSGEIPSSLGNSTKLDYLDFSGNSFTGGIPKELQNCGSLSSLDFGGNRLSGNIPSELGTLTKLQNKLDLSSNSFSGTIPHTLGQLTELKNLNVSRNNLSGRIPETLSNLINLVLLDFSFNNLDGPIPNGTAFQNAPFTSYMGNQGLCGFESGMPPCSSSKSMQTPLEIITSEL, encoded by the exons atgcttacatgcttgaaATTCATATTGATTT ttctttattttcttttcctctccttGCTTCCAATGAAAATCACATTAGCAAGCATTGAAGAAGCGAAGGCTCTTCTCCAGTGGAAGGACAgcttgtcttcttcttcttcctctccttaTCTCAGTTTTTGGTCCATCGCCCACATTGAAGACTATTGCCACTGGCCAGGCATTGTTTGCAGCTCTGCTGATACCATATCCGAGATAAACCTCTTCAATGCCAACCTTACCGGAACACTTCAGCAATTCAATTTCTCCTCATTTCCCAATCTCCTGTACTTTAACCTCAGCAACAATAACCTCCAAGGTTCGATACCTTCTGCTATTTCGAATCTTCGTAATCTCGCGTTGTTGGACTTGAGCAACAATCATTTCACTGGCCACATTCCTCCAGGGATCGGAAACTTGTCCCAGCTTCAGTACCTTGTATTTTACAACAACACTCTCAATGGCACCATGCCTTTCCAAATTACAAGCCTTCAAAAGTTAGAGCACTTGGACTTGGGAAAAAACAATTTAGAATATACGGAGTGGTCAACCAGTTCTAGCTTTCCCCAGCTTACTCACCTTAGTTTTTCTGAAAATGAAATTAGATCAGAGTTCCCAAAGTTCATATCCAACTGCCAAAACCTGGTGTATCTTGACTTGTCCCAAAATAACCTCGTCGGAGGGATACCCCAATCAGTGTTTTCCAATCTGAGCAAGCTTGAATACTTCAATCTCACTGATAATTTGTTTCAAGGACCACTGCCATTGAATATTTCCAAGTTGACTGATCTCAAAGATCTTCGACTTACAGATAACCAATTCAATGAGTCTATTCCTGAAGAGATTGGTCTACTTTCCAACCTTGAAGTCCTTCACTTGATTAACAATTCATTTGAAGGGAAAATTCCTTCTTCAATAGGCCAGCTCCGAAAACTTCAGAGACTAGACCTAAGGATGAACAAGTTGAATTCTACAATTCCTCCTGAGCTTGGCCTCTGTACCGACCTCACCTATTTGGCTCTAGCTGTGAATTCTCTCACTGGGGAATTGCCTCTGTCCTTAACCAATTTGACCAAGATAACTGAACTTGGCTTGTCTGAGAATTTACTTTCCGGGGAGTTATTGCCTTCTTTCCTCTCCAGTTGGACCAAACTAATCTCTCTGCAACTTCAAAACAATAACTTCACTGGCAGTATTCCATCCCAAATAGGACTATTGACAAATCTTATTATCCTTTTTCTATACAATAATAATCTCTCTGATTCAATACCCTCGGAGATCGGGAACTTGACAGAGTTAGGGTGGTTAGGCCTTTCGGGAAACAAGCTCTCAGGTTCGATTCCTCAAACAGTGTGGAGTCTCACAAACCTGAAATCCTTACAACTTTTCTCCAACGAGTTCAGTGGCACTATTCATCCAGACGTTGGAAAACTTTCTTCAATTGTTAAGATTGATCTCAACACAAATCAATTACAGGGAGAGTTGCCAAACACTATTTCTCAGCTTTCCAACCTACAATTGTTCTCTGTCTACTCCAATAATTTTTCTGGCAGCATTCCACAGAATTTTGGGATGAATAGTCCCTCTTTGAACTTCGTCAGCTTTTCATATAACAACTTCTCCGGAGTTCTGCCACACAAACTATGCAGCGGTTTTGGCCTGCGATATTTTACAGCGAATAACAATAGTTTGGCCGGGCCACTGCCACAATGCTTGAAGAACTGCTCAGAACTAGTTAGAGTCCGATTCGACCGAAACCAGCTCACAGGAAATATTTCAGATGTATTTGGATCACATCCAAACCTTCTGCACATTGATCTAAGTGACAATCGATTCTCCGGTGAGATCCCTTCAAGTTTAGGCAATTCAACTAAGCTCGACTATCTCGACTTTTCGGGTAACAGCTTCACAGGAGGCATTCCAAAAGAGCTCCAGAACTGTGGGAGCTTATCGAGCCTAGATTTTGGCGGAAATCGCCTATCTGGTAACATACCCTCTGAGCTGGGCACCTTAACTAAATTGCAGAACAAGTTGGATCTTAGCAGCAATTCGTTCTCAGGTACAATTCCTCATACATTGGGGCAGCTTACCGAGTTGAAGAATCTCAACGTTTCCCGCAATAATTTGTCGGGAAGAATTCCGGAAACACTGTCCAATTTGATTAATCTAGTCCTTCTCGATTTCTCCTTTAATAATTTGGATGGTCCAATCCCAAATGGTACAGCTTTCCAAAATGCACCGTTCACAAGTTACATGGGAAACCAAGGTTTGTGCGGATTTGAATCGGGCATGCCTCCATGCAGCAGCAGCAAGTCCATGCAAACCCCACTGGAAATTATTACTAGCGAGTTATGA